One part of the Eublepharis macularius isolate TG4126 chromosome 16, MPM_Emac_v1.0, whole genome shotgun sequence genome encodes these proteins:
- the MARVELD3 gene encoding MARVEL domain-containing protein 3 isoform X2, with product MAEGGQARSWAREAGRAAPSDAPPAPRAGLLDGPRCRYLCSARGCCRLLQGLLCVLLVACSSVSYGSPGGYTGLFSLGSQHYYHYGGAYSGLSGADGETAQRLDAQFHRLQRPPAQAAMAVGGALLALACLALAAGLLRLPWRCPAWLLAEACLDAVAALGLLPGLYFYYDRLGSAYASPVCQERERLYRSKGYAGFSCSVHGAEVAAGVFAGAAAIAYSLSAALAVRAFRTLRRLPAKPAGLAQL from the exons ATGGCAGAGGGCGGGCAGGCGCGGAGCTGGGCCCGCGAGGCCGGCAG GGCCGCCCCTTCGGACGCGCCACCGGCGCCGCGCGCGGGACTGCTGGACGGGCCGCGCTGCCGCTACCTGTGCTCCGCCAGAG GCTGCTGCCGCCTGCTCCAGGGCCTGCTCTGCGTGCTGCTGGTGGCCTGCAGCTCCGTCTCCTACGGCTCGCCGGGCGGCTACACGGGCCTCTTCAGCTTGGGCAGCCAGCACTACTACCACTACGGAGGCGCCTACAGCGGCCTCAGCGGGGCTGACGGGGAGACGGCGCAGCGGCTGGACGCCCAGTTCCACCGGCTGCAGCGGCCGCCGGCCCAGGCCGCCATGGCCGTCGGAGGGGCGCTGCTGGCCCTGGCCTGCCTGGCCCTGGCGGCCGGGCTCCTGCGGCTGCCCTGGCGCTGCCCCGCCTGGCTGCTGGCCGAGGCCTGCCTGGACGCCGTCGCCGCCCTCGGCCTCCTGCCGGGCTTGTACTTCTACTACGACCGCCTGGGCAGCGCCTACGCCTCGCCGGTGTGCCAAGAGCGGGAGCGCCTGTACCGGAGCAAAGGCTACGCCGGCTTCAGCTGCAGCGTGCACGGGGCGGAGGTGGCGGCGGGGGTCTTTGCGGGGGCCGCGGCCATCGCCTACTCGCTCAGCGCCGCCTTGGCCGTCCGGGCCTTCCGGACCCTGCGCAGACTCCCCGCGAAGCCCGCCGGCCTGGCTCAGCTCTAG
- the MARVELD3 gene encoding MARVEL domain-containing protein 3 isoform X1, which translates to MAEGGQARSWAREAGSRAAPSDAPPAPRAGLLDGPRCRYLCSARGCCRLLQGLLCVLLVACSSVSYGSPGGYTGLFSLGSQHYYHYGGAYSGLSGADGETAQRLDAQFHRLQRPPAQAAMAVGGALLALACLALAAGLLRLPWRCPAWLLAEACLDAVAALGLLPGLYFYYDRLGSAYASPVCQERERLYRSKGYAGFSCSVHGAEVAAGVFAGAAAIAYSLSAALAVRAFRTLRRLPAKPAGLAQL; encoded by the exons ATGGCAGAGGGCGGGCAGGCGCGGAGCTGGGCCCGCGAGGCCGGCAG CAGGGCCGCCCCTTCGGACGCGCCACCGGCGCCGCGCGCGGGACTGCTGGACGGGCCGCGCTGCCGCTACCTGTGCTCCGCCAGAG GCTGCTGCCGCCTGCTCCAGGGCCTGCTCTGCGTGCTGCTGGTGGCCTGCAGCTCCGTCTCCTACGGCTCGCCGGGCGGCTACACGGGCCTCTTCAGCTTGGGCAGCCAGCACTACTACCACTACGGAGGCGCCTACAGCGGCCTCAGCGGGGCTGACGGGGAGACGGCGCAGCGGCTGGACGCCCAGTTCCACCGGCTGCAGCGGCCGCCGGCCCAGGCCGCCATGGCCGTCGGAGGGGCGCTGCTGGCCCTGGCCTGCCTGGCCCTGGCGGCCGGGCTCCTGCGGCTGCCCTGGCGCTGCCCCGCCTGGCTGCTGGCCGAGGCCTGCCTGGACGCCGTCGCCGCCCTCGGCCTCCTGCCGGGCTTGTACTTCTACTACGACCGCCTGGGCAGCGCCTACGCCTCGCCGGTGTGCCAAGAGCGGGAGCGCCTGTACCGGAGCAAAGGCTACGCCGGCTTCAGCTGCAGCGTGCACGGGGCGGAGGTGGCGGCGGGGGTCTTTGCGGGGGCCGCGGCCATCGCCTACTCGCTCAGCGCCGCCTTGGCCGTCCGGGCCTTCCGGACCCTGCGCAGACTCCCCGCGAAGCCCGCCGGCCTGGCTCAGCTCTAG